One Methylosinus sp. LW4 genomic region harbors:
- a CDS encoding ABC transporter ATP-binding protein: protein MREPRASAQLQGVDLHFSRGKRSVLNGATLGFGTGEIVALLGANGAGKSTLFRLLLGFLSASSGEIRLDGAPLASLSRREIAKRVAYVPQGHVTPFPYTVREVVTLGRLPETGLLRAPRAEDREIVESVIARLGMERLIDRPYTEISGGERQLTLIARALAQGARLLVMDEPATGLDYGYQLRLMRHLSDLSADGHGVLVSTHHPEHAMQLATRIAILNEGRIEADGAPQAVVTAERISRLYGVEVAVFDDPFGARRLAPIAGRNGRAEG from the coding sequence GTGAGAGAGCCCCGCGCGAGCGCGCAGCTGCAAGGCGTCGATCTACATTTTTCGCGCGGCAAGCGCAGCGTGCTGAACGGCGCGACGCTCGGCTTCGGAACCGGGGAGATCGTCGCCCTGCTGGGCGCCAATGGCGCCGGCAAGAGCACATTGTTCCGCCTGCTGCTCGGCTTTCTGAGCGCGAGCAGCGGCGAGATTCGGCTCGACGGCGCGCCGCTCGCCTCGCTGTCGCGACGCGAGATCGCCAAGCGCGTCGCCTATGTGCCGCAAGGCCATGTCACGCCCTTTCCCTATACGGTGCGCGAGGTGGTCACGCTCGGCCGCCTGCCGGAGACCGGGCTTTTGCGCGCGCCCCGCGCCGAGGATCGCGAGATCGTCGAAAGCGTCATCGCCCGGCTCGGCATGGAGCGGCTGATCGACCGGCCCTATACGGAGATTTCCGGCGGCGAGCGGCAGCTCACGCTCATCGCCCGCGCGCTGGCGCAAGGCGCGCGCCTTTTGGTGATGGACGAGCCGGCGACGGGACTCGACTATGGCTATCAGCTGCGGCTGATGCGGCATTTGTCCGATCTTTCCGCGGACGGCCATGGCGTGCTGGTCAGCACTCATCATCCCGAACATGCGATGCAGCTGGCGACGCGCATCGCTATATTGAACGAGGGCCGCATCGAGGCCGATGGCGCGCCGCAGGCGGTGGTGACGGCGGAGCGCATCTCGCGTCTCTATGGCGTCGAGGTGGCGGTGTTCGACGATCCTTTCGGCGCGCGGCGGCTCGCGCCCATCGCCGGCCGCAATGGAAGGGCCGAAGGATGA
- a CDS encoding polysaccharide biosynthesis/export family protein, producing the protein MIVRNFRFWALAAICVTLCACAPQAGVGVDPSYTASLPEPDTAKASTDFTQSDYRISAQDVLEINIFGFTNLSRVAQVDGNGRISFPLIGGVVAAGRTVSELEAELTRKLAAKYLQSPQVSVFVKDSVGLRVTVEGAVKKPGVYALKGKNTLLQALALAEGINEVGDSVVTLIRVSDQKRVSAKFDVAAIRSGQADDPLVFGGDTIVVDESLARTSVQVLKSAVPAIVNIGARPW; encoded by the coding sequence ATGATTGTGCGTAACTTTCGATTTTGGGCGCTCGCCGCCATTTGCGTCACACTTTGCGCATGCGCGCCACAGGCCGGCGTGGGCGTCGATCCATCCTACACCGCAAGCCTTCCAGAGCCGGACACGGCGAAGGCGAGCACGGATTTCACGCAGAGCGACTACCGCATCTCTGCGCAGGATGTGCTGGAAATAAACATATTCGGCTTCACCAATCTCAGCCGCGTGGCGCAGGTGGACGGCAATGGCCGTATCTCCTTTCCCTTGATCGGCGGCGTCGTCGCCGCAGGTCGAACGGTGAGCGAGCTGGAAGCCGAGCTCACGCGCAAGCTCGCAGCGAAATATCTGCAATCGCCACAGGTGTCCGTGTTCGTGAAAGACTCGGTCGGGCTTCGGGTGACCGTCGAAGGCGCGGTGAAGAAGCCGGGCGTCTATGCGCTCAAGGGCAAGAACACGCTGCTGCAGGCGCTGGCGCTGGCGGAAGGCATCAACGAGGTCGGCGACTCCGTGGTGACGTTGATCCGCGTGTCCGATCAAAAGCGCGTCAGCGCGAAATTCGACGTCGCCGCGATTCGTTCCGGCCAGGCGGATGATCCGCTGGTCTTCGGCGGCGATACGATTGTCGTCGACGAGTCGCTCGCGCGCACGAGCGTGCAAGTCCTCAAATCGGCCGTGCCGGCAATCGTCAACATCGGAGCGAGACCGTGGTGA
- a CDS encoding sugar transferase — translation MRLASPASRDRIRFRIEPADLLSAITAPFIALALRDPLLLDPLGFPSDIPAPYRYAIISAGCAIAMILAFRLSDRMGQFFSARDAFALCAAAACAVVSSSALFFVAMRFEGVPRSTPLIFGLVLAAGMIAARMATRAFHKDLAHERDSAETEADLRRVIVVGVDRFASAAIKLTDYLRPRTTQIVAALDARPMLIGRKIAGVSIVGDPGHIGAVIDEYAVHGVDVDEVWLAEDVDFLHADLRAAVVAQCATRGVPIHSAAEALSFIASPPVAARELEALETFEAPAYFAAKRVIDICAATLLLLATFPLAICVAYVVFIDVGAPVFFWQQRIGKNGQKFLLYKFRTYRAPFNEKGRPVPEERRLSRVGRFIRASRLDEIPQLYNVLAGHMSLIGPRPLLPQDQPADPGPRLSVRPGVTGWAQINGGTIVTPEEKNALDLWYIKHACLRLDLDIVIGTLLVALAGEKLNGRAVEHAIRWYRQEFAAQAELRPATASEHEAPRDRRRSVVAERAERLPALDAVALDYPYRAVEPG, via the coding sequence ATGCGATTGGCTTCGCCAGCATCGAGAGACCGCATTCGCTTTCGTATCGAGCCCGCCGATCTTCTGTCGGCGATCACAGCCCCTTTCATCGCGCTCGCTCTGCGCGATCCGCTGCTGCTCGATCCCCTCGGCTTTCCGTCGGATATTCCGGCTCCCTATCGATATGCGATCATCTCCGCAGGCTGCGCCATCGCCATGATCCTCGCCTTTCGGCTGAGCGACCGCATGGGGCAGTTCTTCTCCGCGCGCGACGCCTTCGCCCTCTGCGCCGCCGCCGCTTGCGCAGTCGTTTCCAGCTCGGCCCTATTTTTCGTGGCCATGCGCTTCGAAGGCGTGCCGCGCTCGACGCCCTTGATCTTCGGATTGGTGCTCGCCGCCGGCATGATCGCCGCGCGCATGGCGACGCGCGCGTTCCATAAGGACCTCGCGCATGAGCGCGACAGCGCAGAGACCGAGGCCGATCTGCGCCGCGTGATCGTCGTCGGCGTCGATCGCTTCGCCTCGGCGGCGATCAAGCTGACCGACTATCTGCGGCCGCGCACGACCCAGATCGTCGCCGCGCTCGACGCTCGCCCCATGCTGATTGGCCGCAAGATCGCCGGCGTCTCCATCGTCGGCGATCCCGGCCACATCGGCGCCGTCATCGACGAATACGCCGTCCATGGCGTCGATGTCGACGAGGTGTGGCTCGCCGAGGATGTGGATTTTCTGCATGCCGACTTACGCGCTGCGGTCGTGGCGCAATGCGCGACGCGCGGCGTGCCGATCCATAGCGCGGCAGAGGCTCTGAGCTTCATCGCGTCGCCGCCCGTTGCGGCGCGCGAGCTCGAAGCGCTCGAGACATTCGAGGCGCCGGCCTATTTCGCGGCGAAGCGCGTCATCGACATTTGCGCCGCGACCCTGCTGCTCCTCGCGACCTTTCCGCTCGCGATCTGCGTCGCCTATGTCGTCTTCATCGACGTCGGCGCGCCCGTATTTTTCTGGCAGCAGCGCATCGGCAAGAACGGCCAGAAGTTCCTGCTCTACAAGTTCCGCACCTATCGCGCGCCCTTCAACGAGAAGGGCCGTCCTGTGCCGGAGGAGCGGCGTCTCTCTCGCGTCGGCCGCTTCATCCGCGCGAGCCGCCTCGATGAAATTCCGCAGCTCTATAATGTGCTCGCGGGCCATATGTCGCTCATCGGTCCGCGGCCGCTCTTGCCGCAGGATCAGCCCGCCGACCCCGGACCGCGGCTCAGCGTTCGCCCGGGCGTCACCGGCTGGGCGCAGATCAATGGCGGCACCATCGTCACGCCGGAAGAAAAAAACGCGCTCGACCTCTGGTATATAAAGCACGCCTGCCTCCGGCTCGATCTCGACATCGTCATCGGCACGCTGCTCGTCGCGCTCGCCGGCGAGAAGCTGAACGGACGCGCGGTCGAGCATGCGATCCGCTGGTATCGGCAGGAGTTCGCGGCGCAGGCCGAGCTGCGCCCCGCCACCGCCTCCGAGCACGAAGCGCCGCGTGACCGCCGCCGCAGCGTCGTCGCCGAGCGCGCCGAGAGGCTTCCGGCGCTCGACGCAGTGGCGTTGGATTATCCCTATCGCGCCGTCGAGCCCGGCTGA
- a CDS encoding FecCD family ABC transporter permease, with amino-acid sequence MRLALLPFLLLAVVVLALSVGRYPLAPGDIFAYLGAVLGLVELPPERFDLLHNLIVEIRLPRVLAAGLIGAALSASGASFQAVFRNPLVSPGILGVLGGAGFGAALGILLSGDFLTIQLSAFVMGLVAVGVGVIVANLFGAASMVTLVLGGMISGALFTSALSLVKYAADPYDQLPAIVYWMMGSLGAVDLKQLRGAALPILAGVGALALAGRALDALSMGDDEARSLGVPVHLTRYGVIAAATLVSSLSVSLAGMIGWVGLVVPHVARLAIGPTNSRLLPASALLGAIFLIAADCVARNVTRAEIPIGVVTELLGIPAFILVLGRARRAWA; translated from the coding sequence ATGCGCCTCGCCCTTCTGCCTTTCCTCCTGCTCGCGGTCGTCGTTCTGGCGCTCTCGGTGGGACGCTATCCGCTCGCGCCAGGGGATATTTTCGCCTATCTCGGCGCTGTTCTCGGGCTCGTCGAGCTCCCCCCGGAGCGCTTCGATCTCCTGCATAATCTCATCGTCGAGATCCGCCTGCCGCGCGTGCTGGCGGCGGGGCTCATCGGCGCAGCGCTCTCGGCCTCGGGGGCGTCCTTCCAGGCGGTGTTCCGCAATCCGCTGGTGTCGCCGGGCATTCTCGGCGTGCTGGGCGGCGCGGGCTTCGGCGCGGCGCTCGGCATTCTGCTCTCCGGCGATTTTCTCACCATTCAGCTCTCCGCTTTCGTCATGGGGCTGGTCGCGGTCGGCGTCGGCGTCATCGTCGCCAATCTCTTCGGCGCCGCCTCCATGGTGACTCTCGTCCTCGGCGGCATGATCTCCGGCGCGCTGTTCACCTCGGCGCTGTCGCTCGTCAAATATGCCGCCGATCCTTACGATCAGCTGCCCGCGATCGTCTATTGGATGATGGGCAGCCTCGGCGCCGTCGATCTGAAGCAATTGCGCGGAGCCGCTCTGCCCATTCTCGCCGGGGTCGGCGCTCTGGCGCTGGCGGGCCGCGCGCTGGACGCGCTCTCCATGGGCGACGACGAGGCGCGCTCGCTCGGCGTGCCCGTGCATCTGACGCGCTATGGCGTCATCGCCGCAGCGACGCTGGTCTCCTCACTCTCCGTCTCGCTCGCCGGCATGATCGGCTGGGTGGGGCTGGTCGTGCCGCATGTGGCGCGACTCGCCATAGGGCCGACCAACAGCCGGCTGCTGCCGGCGAGCGCGCTGCTCGGCGCGATTTTTCTCATCGCCGCCGATTGCGTCGCCCGCAACGTCACACGCGCCGAAATCCCGATCGGCGTCGTCACCGAATTGCTCGGCATACCGGCCTTCATCCTCGTGCTCGGCCGGGCGCGGAGGGCCTGGGCGTGA
- a CDS encoding ABC transporter substrate-binding protein — translation MPSTFRLAPVRLLLCALLALLACAPAHAQTREVTDMAGRKVVIPADPKRIFGAAPPVAVTLYAIAPERLIGINVPMRGDEKSLYRKEALDLPVLGSNAGMGRQLNLEEIAAMRPDLIIAWLGFYQEKAKVVESFAKIGVPVIFLKLDTLDDYADAFAFLGQVVGRESQAAEMSAYIRDALTRVREATADIPPAERLRVYYAESADGLATDCDKSFHTEPIVIAAGDNIYHCEQSSHVGMDKISVEQIVALKPSLILTQDKSFPALAKSSALWRNVEAVKSGRIVNVPHAPFNWLDRPPSYMRALGIQWLANLFYPSRFPLDVKAETKKFYRLFLGVDISDADFTRIME, via the coding sequence ATGCCCTCGACATTCCGCCTCGCACCCGTCCGCCTGCTGCTCTGCGCCTTGCTGGCGCTGCTGGCCTGCGCCCCAGCGCATGCGCAGACGCGCGAGGTCACCGACATGGCCGGCCGCAAGGTCGTGATACCGGCCGATCCCAAGCGCATTTTCGGCGCGGCGCCGCCGGTGGCGGTGACGCTCTACGCCATAGCGCCCGAGCGGCTGATCGGCATCAATGTGCCGATGCGCGGCGACGAGAAATCCCTCTATCGCAAGGAGGCGCTCGATCTGCCCGTGCTCGGCAGCAACGCCGGCATGGGCCGGCAGCTCAATCTCGAGGAGATCGCGGCGATGCGGCCCGATCTCATCATCGCCTGGCTCGGCTTCTACCAGGAGAAGGCGAAGGTGGTGGAGAGCTTCGCCAAGATCGGCGTTCCGGTGATCTTCCTGAAGCTCGACACGCTGGACGATTATGCCGACGCTTTCGCCTTTCTCGGACAAGTCGTCGGACGCGAGAGCCAGGCCGCCGAAATGTCCGCCTATATTCGCGACGCGCTCACCCGTGTGCGCGAGGCGACCGCCGATATTCCGCCGGCCGAGCGGCTGCGCGTCTATTACGCCGAATCCGCCGACGGTCTCGCGACCGATTGCGACAAGAGCTTCCATACGGAGCCGATCGTCATAGCGGCGGGCGACAATATCTATCATTGCGAGCAGAGCTCGCATGTCGGCATGGACAAGATCAGCGTCGAGCAGATCGTCGCGCTGAAGCCGTCGCTGATATTGACGCAGGACAAGAGCTTCCCCGCCCTCGCCAAGAGCAGCGCGCTGTGGCGCAATGTGGAGGCCGTCAAGAGCGGCCGCATCGTGAATGTCCCGCACGCGCCCTTCAACTGGCTCGATCGTCCGCCGAGCTATATGCGCGCGCTCGGAATCCAATGGCTGGCCAATCTCTTCTATCCGTCGCGCTTTCCGCTCGACGTGAAGGCGGAGACGAAGAAATTCTACCGGCTCTTTCTCGGCGTCGATATTTCGGACGCGGACTTCACGCGCATAATGGAGTGA
- the fdhF gene encoding formate dehydrogenase subunit alpha: protein MSLIKEIDYGTPASRSEKEVTLTIDGTEITVPEGTSIMRAAMQIGVEIPKLCASDNLHSFGSCRLCLIEIEGRGNLSASCTTPVMPGIAVKTYSPRLDSIRRGIMELYISDHPLDCLTCPANGDCELQSMAGAVSLREVRYGYSGRNHVTARREGRRNEDWKPKDKSNPYFTYDPSKCIVCNRCVRACQEVQGTFALTIEGRGFDSRVSPGAGEAYMESECVSCGACVQACPTATLTENSVIAIGQPEHSAVTTCAYCGVGCTFKAEMRGEEIVRMVPWKDGKSNHGHSCIKGRFAYGYALHRDRVTSPMIREKITDPWREVSWEEAISHAASEFKRIQAKYGRLAVGGITSSRCTSEETFLVQKLIRSGFGNNNVDTCARVCHSPTGYGLSQAFGTSAGTQDFDSVSEADVILIIGCNPTDAHPVVGSQIKRRIREGAKLIVVDPRRTELVRSPHISAAFHLPLRPGTNVAIVTALAHVIVEEGLANEAFVRERCDWDEYLEWAAFVGEEGNSPEAVEKFTGVPAHLVRGAARLYATGGNATIYYGLGVTEHSQGSTTVMAIANLAMATGNLGRPGVGVNPLRGQNNVQGSCDMGSFPHEFPGYRHVSDDNVRKLFEEAWGVPLDGEPGLRIPNMFDAAVDGVFKGLYVQGEDILQSDPDIKHVSAGLGALECLVVQDLFLNETANYAHVFLPGASFLEKDGVFINAERRIQRVRRVMSPKARYADWEATQLFANALGCNWNYTHPSEIMDEIAKLTPSFAHVSYAKLDEVGSVQWPCNDLSPEGMPIMHIDKFARGKGKFVITEYVPTEERTGPRFPLLLTTGRILSQYNVGAQTRRTENSQWHPEDVLEIHPHDAEVRGVREGDWVRVQSRAGETTLHAKITDRVAPGVVYTTFHHPLCQTNVVTTDNSDWATNCPEYKVTAVQVSPSNGPTEWQERYREMAERSRQIVAAGE, encoded by the coding sequence ATGAGCCTCATCAAGGAAATCGACTATGGAACGCCGGCTTCCCGCTCTGAGAAGGAAGTCACTCTGACCATCGACGGGACGGAGATCACCGTGCCGGAAGGCACGTCGATCATGCGCGCGGCGATGCAGATCGGCGTAGAGATCCCCAAGCTCTGCGCCTCCGACAATCTCCATTCCTTCGGCTCCTGCCGCCTCTGCCTCATAGAGATCGAAGGCCGCGGCAATCTCTCCGCCTCCTGCACCACGCCGGTCATGCCCGGCATTGCGGTGAAGACATACTCGCCGCGGCTCGACTCCATCCGCCGCGGCATAATGGAGCTCTATATCTCCGACCATCCGCTCGACTGCCTCACCTGCCCCGCCAATGGCGATTGCGAGCTGCAATCCATGGCCGGCGCAGTGAGCCTGCGCGAGGTGCGCTATGGCTATAGCGGGCGCAATCATGTGACGGCGCGTCGCGAGGGCCGCCGCAACGAGGATTGGAAGCCCAAGGACAAATCCAATCCCTATTTCACCTATGATCCGTCCAAATGCATCGTCTGCAATCGCTGCGTGCGCGCCTGCCAGGAAGTGCAGGGCACATTCGCGCTGACGATCGAAGGCCGCGGCTTCGACAGCCGCGTCTCGCCGGGCGCGGGCGAGGCCTATATGGAATCGGAATGCGTCTCCTGCGGCGCCTGCGTGCAGGCCTGCCCGACCGCGACGCTCACCGAAAACTCCGTCATCGCCATCGGCCAGCCGGAGCATTCGGCCGTCACCACTTGCGCCTATTGCGGCGTCGGCTGCACATTCAAGGCGGAGATGCGCGGCGAGGAGATCGTGCGCATGGTTCCGTGGAAGGACGGCAAGTCCAATCACGGCCACAGCTGCATCAAGGGGCGATTCGCCTATGGCTATGCGCTGCATCGCGACCGCGTGACCAGCCCGATGATCCGCGAGAAGATCACCGACCCCTGGCGCGAAGTGTCGTGGGAGGAGGCGATCTCGCACGCCGCCTCCGAGTTCAAGCGCATTCAGGCGAAATACGGCCGGCTCGCGGTGGGCGGCATCACCTCCTCGCGCTGCACCAGCGAGGAGACCTTTCTGGTGCAGAAGCTCATCCGCAGCGGCTTCGGCAATAATAATGTCGACACATGCGCGCGCGTCTGCCATTCGCCGACCGGCTATGGCCTCAGCCAGGCTTTCGGCACCTCCGCCGGCACGCAGGATTTCGACTCGGTCTCCGAGGCTGACGTCATTCTCATCATCGGCTGCAATCCGACCGACGCGCATCCGGTCGTCGGCTCGCAGATCAAGCGGCGGATACGCGAGGGCGCCAAGCTCATCGTCGTCGATCCGCGCCGCACCGAGCTGGTGCGCTCGCCGCATATCAGCGCGGCCTTCCATCTGCCGCTGCGGCCGGGAACCAATGTCGCCATCGTCACCGCTCTCGCCCATGTGATCGTCGAAGAGGGGCTGGCGAACGAGGCCTTCGTGCGCGAGCGTTGCGATTGGGACGAATATTTGGAATGGGCCGCCTTCGTCGGCGAGGAGGGCAACAGCCCGGAGGCGGTGGAGAAATTCACCGGCGTTCCGGCGCATCTGGTGCGCGGCGCGGCGCGTCTCTACGCCACCGGCGGCAACGCCACCATCTATTACGGCCTCGGCGTCACCGAGCACAGCCAAGGCTCGACCACGGTGATGGCCATCGCCAATCTCGCAATGGCGACCGGCAATCTCGGCCGCCCTGGCGTCGGCGTCAATCCGCTGCGCGGGCAGAACAATGTGCAGGGCTCCTGCGACATGGGCTCCTTCCCGCATGAGTTTCCCGGCTATCGCCATGTCTCCGATGACAATGTGCGCAAGCTGTTCGAGGAGGCCTGGGGCGTTCCGCTGGACGGCGAGCCGGGCCTGCGCATTCCCAACATGTTCGACGCCGCCGTCGATGGCGTGTTCAAGGGCCTCTATGTGCAGGGCGAGGATATTCTGCAGTCGGACCCGGACATCAAGCATGTCTCCGCCGGTCTCGGCGCGCTGGAATGTCTCGTGGTGCAGGATCTCTTCCTCAATGAGACCGCCAATTACGCGCATGTTTTTTTGCCCGGCGCGAGCTTCCTCGAGAAGGACGGCGTCTTCATCAACGCCGAACGCCGCATTCAGCGCGTCCGCCGCGTGATGAGCCCCAAGGCGCGCTATGCCGATTGGGAGGCGACTCAGCTCTTCGCCAATGCGCTCGGCTGCAATTGGAATTACACGCATCCGAGCGAGATCATGGACGAGATCGCCAAGCTCACGCCATCCTTCGCGCATGTCTCCTACGCCAAGCTCGACGAGGTGGGCTCGGTGCAATGGCCCTGCAATGATCTGTCGCCGGAAGGCATGCCGATCATGCACATCGACAAATTCGCGCGCGGCAAGGGCAAGTTCGTCATCACCGAATATGTGCCGACGGAAGAGCGCACCGGGCCGCGCTTCCCGCTGCTGCTGACCACGGGCCGCATTCTCTCGCAGTATAATGTGGGCGCGCAGACCCGCCGCACCGAGAACAGCCAATGGCACCCGGAGGATGTGCTGGAGATCCATCCGCATGACGCCGAGGTGCGCGGCGTGCGCGAGGGGGATTGGGTGCGCGTGCAGAGCCGCGCCGGCGAGACGACGCTCCACGCCAAGATCACCGATCGCGTCGCGCCGGGCGTCGTCTACACCACCTTCCACCATCCTCTGTGCCAGACCAATGTCGTCACCACCGACAATTCCGATTGGGCGACCAATTGCCCGGAATATAAGGTGACGGCAGTGCAGGTCTCGCCCTCCAACGGCCCCACCGAATGGCAGGAGCGCTATCGCGAGATGGCGGAGCGCAGCCGCCAGATCGTCGCCGCCGGCGAATAG
- a CDS encoding TonB-dependent receptor has translation MTMFARKRRSSSLLLGGASLAALLGAAHGAGAQSFTPLPEISIGAAPATPPKKPESAILGSASDTSTAYAADARGLDLASGGGGSNPIRGISWLPSVDAPAIDPYGLANMGGGNKGIRIRGENSQHGNSIGTVDGLPLSGINPGPGVTWLIDNENLSRIVLHQGPMPSDVNSYFTVTGSFDSQIRWPEKKFGGEISQSVGSFSFLRTFARIDSGEILNGTTKVFVSGSFTDADKWRGSGKDPQGKSGFAVGIDTKPVDWLEAKFFAAKSSFDEHSYAGLNYQQASNLGAFRRFDFAAIPGVAPTLYYGYNLQHFDSWTAFSEIAINLNETTRFVAKPYYFREDGYYLDGQANGRIRKWLIGHDMWGVVSEAQTRVLDTDVKLGYWHGVQNAPGPPTAWETFAPNALGGLTGANWSILAQQTSPHTFDAAYGMASRDFGPLHVEAGARYVWEHMPGINAYNSTGIGDVTLDTALAMSGSVILPNRSVTPFTIGTFLPYGALSYRLTDDLLLKFSGGGGYGGPGYDAFPTSQQNAPAFAAAGITADQLWHSIRPETSTQLDLGLRWSYSGAYGSGFIEPTAYYSRNHNKLVSYDPGIGVQFGQNVGESQSYGGQLIAHYDPLEKVGLFASLGYQRAEFVQNLPILPTASSAIYWGTRVVGRQLPDVPYWIATVGGDLRIEEFTITPVLHIVGSRAGDTSGFQPIAGYSTLDLTVKYEHKIDWGTITASVTCMNMFDTAYIGQISNGYYQQTSSSGIYFPGAPRTVIGKVGFKF, from the coding sequence ATGACGATGTTCGCGCGCAAGAGACGCAGCTCCTCCCTTCTTCTCGGCGGCGCATCCTTGGCCGCGCTGCTCGGCGCCGCCCATGGCGCCGGCGCGCAGAGCTTCACCCCGCTGCCGGAAATCTCGATCGGCGCAGCGCCCGCCACGCCGCCCAAAAAGCCCGAGAGCGCCATTCTCGGCTCCGCCTCCGACACATCCACGGCCTATGCCGCCGATGCGCGCGGGCTCGATCTCGCCAGCGGCGGCGGCGGCTCCAATCCCATCCGCGGCATTTCCTGGCTGCCCTCCGTCGATGCGCCGGCGATCGATCCTTACGGCCTCGCCAATATGGGCGGCGGCAACAAAGGCATTCGCATTCGCGGCGAGAACAGCCAGCACGGCAACAGCATCGGCACGGTGGACGGACTGCCGCTCTCCGGCATCAATCCCGGCCCCGGCGTCACCTGGCTCATCGACAATGAGAATCTGAGCCGTATCGTCCTGCATCAAGGCCCCATGCCCTCCGACGTGAATTCCTATTTCACCGTCACGGGCAGCTTCGACAGCCAGATTCGCTGGCCCGAGAAGAAGTTCGGCGGTGAGATCTCGCAGAGCGTCGGCTCCTTCTCCTTCCTGCGCACCTTCGCCCGCATCGACTCGGGCGAGATATTGAACGGAACCACCAAGGTCTTCGTCTCCGGCTCCTTCACCGACGCCGACAAATGGCGCGGCTCCGGCAAGGACCCGCAAGGCAAATCCGGCTTCGCGGTCGGCATAGACACCAAGCCGGTCGACTGGCTGGAGGCGAAATTCTTCGCCGCCAAGAGCAGCTTCGACGAGCACAGCTACGCCGGCCTCAATTATCAGCAGGCCAGCAATCTCGGGGCCTTCCGCCGCTTCGACTTCGCCGCCATTCCCGGCGTCGCGCCGACGCTCTATTACGGCTACAATCTCCAGCACTTCGACTCCTGGACGGCCTTCTCCGAGATCGCCATCAATCTCAACGAGACGACGCGCTTCGTCGCCAAGCCTTATTACTTCCGCGAGGACGGCTATTATCTCGACGGCCAGGCCAATGGCCGCATCCGCAAATGGCTCATCGGCCATGATATGTGGGGCGTGGTGAGCGAGGCGCAGACGCGCGTGCTCGATACGGACGTCAAGCTCGGCTATTGGCACGGCGTGCAGAACGCCCCCGGTCCGCCAACGGCCTGGGAGACCTTCGCCCCCAATGCGCTCGGCGGCCTCACCGGCGCCAATTGGTCGATCCTCGCCCAGCAGACCTCGCCCCATACATTCGACGCCGCCTATGGCATGGCGAGCCGCGACTTCGGCCCGCTGCATGTGGAGGCCGGCGCCCGCTATGTCTGGGAGCATATGCCCGGCATCAACGCCTATAATTCGACCGGCATAGGCGATGTGACTCTGGATACGGCGCTGGCGATGTCGGGGAGCGTCATCCTTCCCAATCGCAGCGTGACGCCCTTCACCATCGGCACCTTCCTTCCCTATGGCGCGCTCAGCTATCGTCTGACCGACGATCTGCTGCTGAAGTTCAGCGGCGGCGGCGGCTATGGCGGCCCGGGCTATGACGCTTTCCCGACCTCGCAGCAGAATGCGCCGGCTTTCGCCGCAGCCGGCATAACGGCCGATCAATTGTGGCATTCGATCCGGCCGGAGACCTCGACGCAGCTCGATCTCGGCCTGCGCTGGTCCTATTCGGGCGCCTATGGCTCTGGCTTCATCGAGCCGACGGCCTATTACTCGCGCAACCACAATAAGCTCGTGTCCTATGATCCCGGCATAGGCGTGCAATTCGGCCAGAATGTCGGCGAGAGCCAGAGCTATGGCGGGCAGCTGATCGCCCATTACGATCCGCTGGAGAAAGTGGGCCTGTTCGCATCGCTCGGCTATCAGCGCGCGGAATTCGTCCAGAATCTGCCGATACTGCCGACCGCCTCGTCGGCGATCTATTGGGGAACGCGCGTCGTCGGACGGCAATTGCCGGATGTGCCCTATTGGATCGCGACCGTCGGCGGCGATCTGCGCATAGAGGAATTCACCATCACGCCGGTCCTCCATATCGTCGGCTCGCGCGCCGGCGACACATCCGGCTTCCAGCCGATCGCCGGCTATTCGACGCTCGATCTCACCGTGAAATACGAGCACAAGATCGATTGGGGAACGATCACCGCCAGCGTCACCTGCATGAACATGTTCGACACCGCCTATATCGGCCAGATCAGCAATGGCTATTATCAGCAGACGTCGAGCAGCGGCATCTACTTCCCCGGCGCGCCGCGCACGGTGATCGGCAAGGTCGGCTTCAAATTCTGA